A single Roseomonas gilardii DNA region contains:
- a CDS encoding ABC transporter ATP-binding protein: MPDDAAIARPLISGAEITLQDITKRYGGHPAIDRLSLSIRRGEFISFLGPSGSGKSTTLMMIAGFETPDSGRITLAGQDVTRLPPHRRGIGMVFQSYALFPHMTVAENVGFALKQRGAGKAEIVDRVREALDLVRLSAFGARYPQQLSGGQQQRVAIARAVIFNPPVLLMDEPLSALDKQLREEMQLEIKALHERLGITFVYVTHDQKEALVMSDRVAVMNHGRIEQLDDPATLYDRPANRFVASFVGEANFLAVEDAGAEGSGLRRLSLGGSVLRGVAASTATPGQACMIRPEKIGILPAGSAVPPERNCLGATVREVTFMGELTRCVLQLDAGGEPVIAKQQHRADAVVLRPQDRVTLAWAVEDTLLV, from the coding sequence ATGCCAGATGATGCCGCGATCGCCCGCCCCTTGATCTCCGGTGCCGAGATCACCCTGCAGGACATCACCAAGCGATATGGTGGCCATCCTGCCATCGACCGGCTTTCGCTGTCGATCCGGCGTGGGGAGTTCATCAGTTTCCTGGGCCCTTCCGGGTCGGGCAAATCCACCACCCTGATGATGATCGCCGGCTTCGAGACCCCGGATTCCGGCCGGATCACCCTCGCCGGACAGGACGTCACCCGACTGCCCCCGCACCGGCGCGGGATCGGGATGGTGTTCCAGAGCTACGCACTCTTTCCGCACATGACCGTGGCGGAGAATGTCGGCTTCGCCCTGAAGCAGCGCGGTGCCGGCAAGGCCGAGATCGTGGACCGCGTGCGGGAGGCGCTGGACCTTGTCCGCCTGTCCGCGTTCGGCGCCCGCTACCCGCAGCAGCTCTCCGGCGGGCAGCAGCAGCGGGTGGCCATCGCCCGGGCGGTGATCTTCAACCCGCCGGTGCTGCTGATGGACGAACCGCTCTCGGCCCTCGACAAGCAGCTGCGCGAGGAGATGCAACTGGAGATCAAGGCGCTGCACGAGCGCCTGGGCATCACCTTCGTCTATGTGACGCATGACCAGAAGGAAGCCCTGGTGATGTCCGACCGCGTCGCCGTGATGAATCACGGGAGGATCGAACAGCTCGACGATCCCGCCACCCTGTATGACCGGCCCGCCAACCGCTTCGTCGCCTCCTTCGTGGGGGAGGCGAACTTCCTGGCGGTGGAGGATGCGGGTGCGGAGGGTTCCGGCTTGCGCCGCCTCTCGCTCGGCGGTTCCGTGCTCCGTGGCGTTGCGGCGTCTACCGCCACGCCCGGCCAGGCCTGCATGATCCGCCCCGAGAAGATCGGCATCCTGCCGGCCGGCAGTGCGGTGCCGCCGGAGCGGAACTGCCTGGGCGCCACGGTGCGGGAGGTGACCTTCATGGGGGAGCTGACGCGCTGCGTGCTGCAGCTCGATGCCGGCGGCGAGCCCGTCATCGCGAAGCAGCAGCACCGGGCGGATGCGGTCGTCCTGAGGCCGCAGGATCGCGTGACGCTTGCCTGGGCAGTCGAAGACACCCTCCTGGTGTGA
- a CDS encoding VOC family protein, giving the protein MHPPEPILDIAHLGHVELLTPKPEESLRFFTDVMGMTESGRQGDSVYLRGWDDYERYSLQLTASKTSGLGHAAFRARSPQALERRVAALRADGAEVTPQEGELGHGTGWRFRDPDGHVFEIYYDTEWYQAPPDRRTSLKNQAERYPARGVNVRRIDHFNCLAVDVRACREFFQRNLGLRCMEHIELDTGEEAGMWLTSNNKSYDFAFTKEAHGVPGRFHHVTFSLDSREAILQAADAFLEAGVFIETGPHKHAVQLVAPEEAGELGVDLAEAGQRILVVGGSQLLPLPYHLLVDLPDPPLPFPAPQQPGQAGRANLRPVLLEDREIGR; this is encoded by the coding sequence ATGCACCCGCCGGAGCCGATCCTGGACATCGCCCATCTGGGCCATGTCGAGCTGCTGACGCCCAAGCCCGAGGAATCCCTCCGCTTCTTCACGGACGTCATGGGCATGACGGAAAGCGGCCGGCAGGGGGACAGCGTCTACCTGCGCGGCTGGGACGATTACGAGCGGTACTCGCTCCAGCTCACCGCCTCGAAGACCTCCGGCCTCGGCCACGCCGCCTTCCGCGCCCGCAGCCCGCAGGCGCTGGAGCGCCGCGTCGCCGCCCTGCGCGCGGACGGGGCGGAGGTGACGCCACAGGAGGGGGAGCTGGGCCACGGCACCGGCTGGCGCTTCCGCGACCCGGACGGGCACGTCTTCGAGATCTACTACGACACGGAGTGGTACCAGGCGCCGCCCGACCGCCGCACGTCGCTGAAGAACCAGGCGGAGCGCTACCCGGCGCGCGGGGTGAACGTGCGGCGGATCGACCACTTCAACTGCCTCGCTGTCGATGTCCGCGCCTGCCGCGAGTTCTTCCAGCGCAACCTCGGCCTGCGCTGCATGGAGCACATCGAGCTGGACACGGGCGAGGAGGCGGGCATGTGGCTCACCTCCAACAACAAGTCCTACGACTTCGCCTTCACCAAGGAGGCGCACGGCGTCCCCGGCCGCTTCCACCACGTCACCTTCTCGCTCGATAGCCGCGAGGCGATCCTGCAGGCCGCCGACGCCTTCCTGGAGGCGGGTGTCTTCATCGAGACGGGGCCGCACAAGCACGCGGTGCAGCTCGTAGCTCCGGAAGAAGCGGGCGAACTGGGCGTAGATCTCGCGGAAGCCGGTCAGCGCATCCTGGTAGTCGGAGGCAGTCAGCTCCTGCCCCTGCCGTACCATCTCCTCGTAGATCTCCCCGATCCGCCCCTTCCATTCCCTGCCCCGCAGCAACCAGGCCAGGCCGGCCGCGCCAATCTTCGGCCAGTACTCCTCGAAGATCGAGAGATCGGCCGGTAG
- a CDS encoding helix-turn-helix domain-containing protein produces MVILAMVSRRQAMKAAAAGESSACGWRRGAAGLDRTYVSGIERGLRNPTLLVLLRLAQTLEVPVTELLEEPRGRRGSQLQGKR; encoded by the coding sequence ATGGTGATCTTGGCGATGGTCTCGCGCAGGCAGGCGATGAAGGCCGCGGCGGCCGGGGAGAGCAGCGCCTGCGGCTGGAGGCGGGGCGCTGCGGGGCTGGACCGGACCTACGTCAGCGGCATCGAGCGTGGCTTGCGCAACCCCACCCTGCTGGTGCTGCTGCGCTTGGCGCAGACCCTGGAAGTGCCCGTCACCGAGTTGCTGGAGGAACCGCGAGGGCGGAGGGGATCGCAGCTACAGGGTAAGCGCTGA